TAAAACACCATTTATCTCAAATCGAAATCACAATGAAAATTGGAGCCGAAACCTATTTATAAAAGGTCGGAGTGAAGgaatatatatctataaaatGTTTACTCTGCAAAACTTGCTTATTGAAGGattatattctaaaaaatatagtcTTTCACTAATTCAGGGGTGCGTATTTTAGTATGAATcgttagttttttattttaatttaaaaaatcattcttcaaataaatttgtaatcaaaaatcatttttaataattaaaaattgattaaaataatattttaaaattgatttttgttgtCTGAACCTATCGTCCGGGCCCCTCGAGCTTATGgttaatgaagagagtaaTTATTCTTCTTTCACGTGCCTGATCACCTCATTGAATTTGTGTTAATCAAAGGTGTTAAGcctgaaattaaataatcaaaatatcaaatatatatgCTGCTATTCCTAATAGCTTCAGTAAATAGGACTACAGCTAGTTGTACAAACAGCATCTTTGTATTTATTGCATCTATTCATTCTCGTTGAGTGCAGTAGATTTGCCCTAAATGCATCGACATCCAAATTCTTTCGAAGGAGGTACATGTCGTTGTTTATGCAGGTAGCTAGCTTTAATTCTCTGTGTCTGTTTTATTCCCACTTTTTCCACTATTTTGCTCCAActaaattgaatcattttttttatattagataaaaaacaaaacattcaattacttttactttatttcatcaccTATTTACTCTGTcttcctattttatttctctctcctacttttcaacccaatttcttaatctccggtgcccaaaagttttgactcaacttagttgtgACGACGGGAGCATATTTTAGTCCTTTAGTCCCATGTTACTCGCACTAGTCGTCCCAAACTACTTACactgtttatattttaagaaagaattatgatatttaattattatattagaattaattaaatattttattattaaatgatCTCTCATTATACttaaaatactactctctccgtctcaaggaagatgacccacgggattttatgcaactttattttgtttgttaagtggaaaaagtaaaataagagtgagagaataaagtggagataaaagtgtttccatttttggtaatggttcatcttgattgagataaactaaaaaagaaagtggatTATCTTCaataggatggagggagtaatttaattacattaaaaaatcaatcataaattaataataaaaaatgaaattgcgATTAATATgaaacggaaggagtattaaattacaCGGTTATTTTGTTCAAATATAACATGTGTTTGGTTAGTAGTGCAGTTGATAGGTTTATAACCCCACCCACAAAACAATgtcaaaatttgttattttggtaCGTCCATAATATAAAGTTATAgtattctttttctattttagacaATGAACTcaatattccattaactttactcacaatttattataaaatgaatatataaaagtgagaccaacattttactaatattttccaCCACTTTCCTtcacatttcataaaattcgTGTAGAGTCAAAGTGAGACTATAAATCACGGATGGATAAAGTAATTCTTTTGTAGTGAGGTTAGAGTTCGAGTCTTTGTTATCATACTTTGAGTTTATTGTAATTAGTTTCGTCTCAATaattatactctcttcgtctcataaaaatagccTAATTGGGGATGATACAGATTTTAATGCTATCTGGTAAAACATGAGaaagtagttgaaataatatacTGGATTgtgagaataaaataacaagatAGAAAACTGGACTGAACATACGCCAAGGTGATATATTATAGttttatacataaaaagaTCTATCATACAAATCTAGTCACAAGCACAAACACTGCCATTTCCAAAAATACAATGCCCAAACTCCAACCTTTCACAATCTCTTCGGAGAGCACAAGCAAGCCTGcacaatttaaacaaataaataaatagccataaacattaactaaaaacaccaaataattgtaaaaaaataaataatatcgGCCGTAGacaaaatcagaatcagaatacCTACATTGAACGAGAGACGAGACGAACGAGACCTTCGTCTCTGGAGCTTGGCGGCCAAGTCGTGCTCGGTGGAGATATTGCCGGGAGAGTCGAGAAACACTCTCCTTTGGACCGGAGGAGACCACAGCGCGCTCTGTGTGTAGTCGAAACCCAACTCGGAGACGTCGTAGAATTTGGAGAGGAGTCTGTCGGAGACGGATTTGGAGACGAGTTGAATCGGGGGATCGGGAGAGGATGAGGTTTCAGAGAtggacattttttttcaattgatttggATTTATTATACGTCAAATATATATGGTTCAATGTACAAGATGGATGGTGTTTGTAGGTTTGTGATGGTGGGGTATGAGACAACTAGAATTCTGAAAATGTtgatatatagtatatatacatgtgcATAGGCATGAATAAGAGATATTGGATCATGACAGAACTTTTTTTAAGTTAGAATActtaattatactccatctatCCCATGCTAGTTGtctcatttcttcttttttcactcagtaaaatgataaataattaaagtggagagagtgtaatgcaagagaaaaaatattataaaaaaagtcTACTCtacaaaacatatcaatttttaattaaatataatttgcttGATTTACGAATATCAATCTCTGATCAATATGTGTTACTAACTCAACATCAGTAAGTAATATGTTATGTATCACCGAACtgatatagtaatttttagttctcaaaattttaatttaaaaaaaatatcattggAATCACTCCCTATGCAtgaatatatctatatatgtatGCAATTATAGAGGTTGTGAACGTGCAAAGCATTATTAGGAATTTTGGCTTAATagtttgtcacattttcttttagagaaaaagttttctttcatataaaaatacatattttctctctctatgtatttaatacataaaataatatctctaaattcacacacaaaacaacattttttaaaattttatgtcatcacaccaagtgtgacatttacCTTGAAACCGaaagagtaatatttaattatttggatgaaatttaaatactaccatactttccattttcaaaaattaaattattttaatgaaatttcagtgggttttttttattcacaaattaGTTTAATCAAaagttatatttaaaaataatttgtaatatgtaaaaaaatagattgatATTGCAgtgcttaatttttttatgctcatagatatagatagtatataaaaatacgTGAATAATACAGTACTCCACTCAAGGTTGTTAATgtctaattcatttttttatagatgaagacattattaattaaatgaattaagtaCACAATTGTGTATTGTAAGTTTTGTTGCAAACGaaagttaattaatatattgtgTCGCGCATCTTCTTTCTTCGGATCATCTGCAGTCATGAACACCAAACTTAAAACTATTATAGTGTAACTATCAGGTTAAATagtgtttttatttcaataatttacataaaatctatttctttttacttttttgctttaatatttttctaattacacattaatccgataatattttatcaataacttatttcaaaataaaagtaataattttattattaatatatttatattctaagtaggagtatatatttattgaataaaaattaaacaacttgaaaaaatatattaaaagcaCTATGATAAGACCATAGTATCGACTATCGAGGGAAGAACATAAAATAACGTCTATGAATTTGAGCTCCATAAAATATCCTCATGATCGTACTTTTTGttcaagcaaaaaaaaaacgcaTTATATTTGAAAGATCTCAACAAGATCAACCgaaaaacttaattttattatttgccttattttatttactttgtttgtaatttttatttttaagatataTTGATATCTACATTAGtaccttgttaatgatcaatGCTAGTTAacaattatttcaataaatttcatactagTATACTAAGTAAATGAGatgattaataaaatcaagtaattcattttaattgttaaatttatttaattaatttccccagtaacatttaaaaataattaattaaactcaTTTCCTAGgccaattaattaaaataatctatttcaatgcaaatttctttatttctttctacttttatttttttttccttttttgattaatatgtcaaaactaaaaaacccaaaaacagTAAACTAGCTCCAATGACTAATAGTatctcaaaatcatctcattttgaattttgagataCTATTGaaaccattttctttttgctaGTAATTATTGAGGCTTTCTATCactaattatttagttaggAAGTCAATGTCGCCTGGAACTTGTTGGTTGGCCATAAATCAATAGCTTGCTAATTCTAGAGGATTTGGACTGGAAATTTTTAGACCGATATACAATCTGAAAAGTCCACAAGTCGAGTAGAGCTGACCCAGAGCCAAATGGGCCGGTCCGGTGGGTTTAATTTAGGTgcaattattttctatttttccatcTATTTGACACATGATTCAACACttcattgatgatttttataatactataaccaactaaacaaaataataaccTTCAATTTTAAACTTCCTCCGTTTCATCGTAGATGACACACTTTCCCTTTTAGTTTATTCCACCaaagatatcacatttccTTTCTTGGAAATAATTATCTCTCGCAATaatatacttccttcgtcctactaaagatgacatattttactttttagtttgtccaagGAACATGTCATCTTCCATGGGATAGAGGGAGGACAACAAtgtattttctctttttactcAATACACATAATATCTTCTAATGATTTCAGCAATACTGGACAAAAAACGGCCCCAAAATCTACCACAACCCATTTTTCACCAAAATCCACCAcaacttattttattgttttcatattttgttattttaattttagattaaaaaaacaaataacaaagaTTAAAATACCAATAAGAATGAGGGTATTTGAAGATagaataatgtattaaaagtatatataaaaaaattctgaGCGCGGGCACATGCACCCGGAGGCCCCCTCGTCTCCTCAATTGCAACAGAGCACTAAAAATCGCCGCTCGCAAACGACAGGTTTTCGGAatctattgtggatgctctaaaatcttgtgccttCACTCAGTGTGACATCTATcttaagatgacatatttttttttagtttgtcccaattaagatgagatatttcctttttcggaaactctctctccaaataatactcccaacaactttttttcactcctattaaaatattcatctttctttctctctctatttacTTTTACCCACCCTTCCTCTCTCCAACTAAACATTTTAACTAagaactcctaaaatcccgtgccggctaagaaATGTAGCATCTTaaccgggacggagggagtaatagataaataaataaaaaaaaactcaaattcactataaaacaatactttaatttctaaaatatatgttttataaCTTTGGTTGTCGATACCTCTAAATAATCAATTTGCTAAGTAAAGGTCAATttaacaacaacaataaa
The genomic region above belongs to Salvia hispanica cultivar TCC Black 2014 chromosome 3, UniMelb_Shisp_WGS_1.0, whole genome shotgun sequence and contains:
- the LOC125209542 gene encoding uncharacterized protein LOC125209542 isoform X2; this encodes MSISETSSSPDPPIQLVSKSVSDRLLSKFYDVSELGFDYTQSALWSPPVQRRVFLDSPGNISTEHDLAAKLQRRRSRSSRLSFNACLCSPKRL
- the LOC125209542 gene encoding uncharacterized protein LOC125209542 isoform X1, with amino-acid sequence MSISETSSSPDPPIQLVSKSVSDRLLSKFYDVSELGFDYTQSALWSPPVQRRVFLDSPGNISTEHDLAAKLQRRRSRSSRLSFNVGLLVLSEEIVKGWSLGIVFLEMAVFVLVTRFV